A window of the Dyadobacter pollutisoli genome harbors these coding sequences:
- a CDS encoding RluA family pseudouridine synthase → MKINFKDLILFENEDFLLVNKPPHLATLDERTADRGGSVLRLAKEYNPELQAAHRLDKETSGVLAFAKNAAAYRHLAMQFEHREVTKRYHAVANGIHNLEGISVYLPILALKNGTAVKIDRVEGKVAETIFNTLQVYRGYTLVECIPITGRMHQIRIHLSCLKAPIVCDPQYGGEPIFLSTLKRKFNLKKETEEQPLIQRVALHAHSLSFALMNGDPVRIEAPYPKDFEVLVKQLNKFGM, encoded by the coding sequence ATGAAAATTAATTTCAAAGACCTCATATTATTTGAAAACGAGGATTTTTTATTGGTAAATAAGCCGCCACATCTTGCAACATTGGATGAAAGGACGGCGGATAGGGGAGGCAGTGTGTTGCGGCTCGCGAAAGAATACAATCCCGAACTCCAGGCAGCACACCGGCTCGACAAAGAGACTTCCGGCGTACTGGCTTTTGCTAAGAATGCAGCAGCATACCGGCACCTGGCCATGCAGTTTGAGCACAGAGAGGTGACAAAGCGGTACCACGCGGTAGCGAACGGTATTCATAATCTGGAAGGAATTTCAGTATATCTGCCTATTCTTGCTTTGAAAAACGGTACTGCCGTAAAAATTGACAGAGTAGAAGGTAAGGTGGCCGAAACCATATTCAACACTTTGCAGGTGTACCGGGGATATACTTTAGTGGAATGTATACCCATTACCGGTCGTATGCACCAAATCAGGATACACCTTTCCTGCCTCAAAGCACCGATTGTTTGTGACCCCCAATATGGTGGAGAACCGATATTTCTTTCGACGTTGAAACGCAAGTTTAACTTGAAGAAAGAGACAGAGGAACAGCCTCTTATTCAGCGCGTTGCGCTTCATGCTCATTCGCTGTCATTTGCTTTGATGAATGGTGATCCGGTGCGCATTGAGGCACCGTATCCCAAAGATTTTGAGGTACTTGTGAAACAATTAAACAAGTTTGGAATGTAG